CCGGGGTCAATGACCCGGCCGCCTTGTCCCTGTGGGCCGAAAGACCCACGAGTCCAATATAGCGGTCAGCTATCTCCAACGATTCATCCACGCTGACCTTGCCGCTCAGGGTACCAAACATGGCCCCGACTGCCACATTCTCCCTCACGCTGGCCGAGCTAAAGGGTCTAGGGATCTGAAAGGTTCGCCCGATCCCCAAAGGGGTCCTTTTATATGGCGGCAGATGGGTGATATCCTTCCCCTCGAAGATGACCCCCCCCTCCTCTGGAGGGTAGACCCCACTGATGACATTGTAGAGGGTGGTCTTTCCACTGCCGTTAGGGCCCACTATGCCGATTGCCTCCCCTGGCTGAATCTCCAGACTCACATTATTTACGGCTACAAGGCCGCCAAACCTCTTGGTTATATTTTCCAACTTTAACAATAACGCCATAAAACCTCTCCTATATGATGAACTTCTCCAAAACTGTGCCCTTTAACCTTG
The sequence above is drawn from the Deltaproteobacteria bacterium genome and encodes:
- a CDS encoding ABC transporter ATP-binding protein gives rise to the protein MALLLKLENITKRFGGLVAVNNVSLEIQPGEAIGIVGPNGSGKTTLYNVISGVYPPEEGGVIFEGKDITHLPPYKRTPLGIGRTFQIPRPFSSASVRENVAVGAMFGTLSGKVSVDESLEIADRYIGLVGLSAHRDKAAGSLTPVDKKLMEIARALAMRPKLLLMDEALAGMHPKDIDEMVAFLKRIKEEENIAIVSMVEHIMRAVVGFAERVMVMHQGKKLVEAPTAEALKDPRVIDVYLGRPMEEEGHAEA